The Alnus glutinosa chromosome 7, dhAlnGlut1.1, whole genome shotgun sequence genome includes a region encoding these proteins:
- the LOC133873978 gene encoding uncharacterized protein LOC133873978, with product MGRGRGKGKKQTAIATREDPGSGEEEKIPAYRRRGRPQKPLKDEIEEEDEDVEKIAEDGEDAKGNISRKDVKNQGIIANRRKRKRSAQVKENTDTVGVESGIGTKASPDDPTKSAGLRQNGSRRKSKPRRAAEAGVECK from the coding sequence ATGGGTAGAGGTAGAGGGAAAGGGAAGAAGCAAACTGCTATTGCCACTCGTGAGGATCCTGGAAgtggtgaagaagaaaaaattccaGCATACAGGAGAAGAGGAAGGCCTCAAAAACCATTGAAGGatgaaattgaagaagaagatgaagatgttGAAAAGATTGCAGAAGACGGCGAGGATGCTAAAGGTAATATTTCTAGAAAAGATGTGAAAAATCAGGGTATTATAGCGAATAGGCGGAAGAGGAAGAGGTCTGCCCAGGTCAAAGAAAATACAGATACAGTTGGAGTTGAGAGTGGCATTGGAACAAAGGCAAGCCCTGATGATCCAACGAAGTCCGCTGGACTCCGACAAAATGGAAGTAGGAGAAAAAGCAAACCCCGCAGGGCTGCTGAAGCCGGTGTTGAGTGCAAGTGA
- the LOC133873807 gene encoding transcription termination factor MTEF18, mitochondrial-like — protein MTHLPKLRILSILKWVSSNIGENHLGSSKSRFWPTGAFHITQNPRHYRTKRAVQSEKCESLDEASSANSKIVSKFSRPRRKKGQAALLDYLHSTRSIQFLDAENMSRNSPHFLEKLLKRVENEEDSERSIARLLRYHPINEFEPFFESLGLKPSEYVPLLPRDLMFLSDDKLLLENYQLLCNYGIARNNIGKIYKEAKEVFRYDYGVLSSKLQAYEEQGLSRSTIIKFIVSSPYLLVGNVNVEFVQVLEQLKSFGMEVSWIEGHLLEGTTYNWSQMFGLLCLFRKVGCSEEQLAGLIAKNPSLLFEGSGDRTVSLIGFLLKFGFTMDQIHLMFLQFPRIQVGKFVLNLRKCFLFLNEIEMEVTEIGKIVRSHALLLGSCALKKTNSLLANLNVGKKRLCKIVQENPQELNNWVLGNRVKPLPRTGEDLIEKSKFLLNLGFVENSDQMKAAFKVFRGKGDELQERFDCIVKAGLKQKDVSEMIKVSPQVLNQKKDVIQMKIDFLVNDLGYPISSLVTFPSLLSYTCQRVNLRLSMYNWLKDQGKADPRLSLSTVVACSDDTFRKQYVNRHSRGPQVWQDLKKRFCSE, from the coding sequence ATGACCCATTTGCCGAAGCTCAGAATACTATCTATTCTCAAATGGGTTTCTTCAAATATTGGCGAAAACCACCTTGGTTCATCAAAATCCCGATTTTGGCCAACTGGGGCTTTCCACATTACCCAAAACCCTCGGCATTATAGAACAAAAAGAGCTGTTCAAAGTGAAAAATGTGAAAGTTTGGATGAAGCTTCATCTGCTAATAGCAAAATCGTTAGTAAATTTTCTCGTCCCAGAAGGAAAAAAGGCCAAGCTGCATTGCTGGATTATTTGCATTCAACTAGGAGCATACAATTCTTGGATGCCGAGAATATGAGTAGAAACTCGCCGCATTTTCTCGAAAAGCTTTTGAAAAGGGTCGAAAATGAAGAGGATAGCGAGCGGTCTATTGCCCGGTTGTTGCGTTACCATCCCATTAATgaatttgagcccttttttgAGAGCTTGGGTTTGAAACCTTCTGAGTATGTTCCTCTTCTTCCACGCGATTTGATGTTTCTGAGTGATGATAAGTTGTTGCTGGAGAATTATCAATTATTGTGTAATTATGGGATTGCACGGAATAATATTGGGAAGATTTATAAGGAGGCAAAAGAAGTTTTTCGATATGATTATGGGGTTTTGTCATCAAAGTTACAAGCTTATGAAGAACAGGGGCTTAGCCGGTCTACCATAATTAAGTTTATTGTTTCTAGTCCTTATCTTTTGGTTGGAAACGTGAATGTGGAGTTTGTTCAGGTTTTAGAGCAGCTGAAGAGTTTTGGAATGGAAGTCAGTTGGATTGAGGGCCATTTGTTGGAGGGGACTACTTATAATTGGAGCCAGATGTTTGGCCTTCTCTGCTTGTTTAGGAAGGTGGGATGCAGTGAGGAGCAGTTGGCTGGATTGATCGCCAAGAATCCGAGCCTTCTATTTGAGGGCTCTGGGGATAGGACAGTGTCTCTAATTGGGTTCTTATTGAAATTTGGATTCACAATGGACCAGATACATTTGATGTTTCTGCAGTTTCCAAGAATCCAAGTTGGgaaatttgttttgaatttgaggAAGTGCTTTCTTTTCCTGAATGAGATCGAGATGGAGGTCACGGAGATTGGGAAGATTGTCCGCTCTCACGCCCTATTGCTGGGTTCATGTGCTTTGAAGAAAACTAACAGCTTGCTTGCTAATTTAAATGTTGGGAAGAAGCGACTTTGTAAAATTGTCCAGGAGAACCCACAAGAATTGAACAATTGGGTTCTAGGAAATAGAGTTAAGCCATTACCAAGAACAGGAGAGGACCTAATAGAGAAGTCGAAGTTTTTATTGAACTTGGGATTTGTAGAGAACTCGGACCAAATGAAAGCAGCATTCAAGGTATTCCGAGGCAAGGGAGATGAGCTTCAGGAGAGATTTGATTGTATCGTGAAAGCTGGTTTGAAGCAGAAGGATGTTTCTGAAATGATTAAAGTATCACCTCAAGTTCTTAACCAGAAAAAAGATGTGATTCAAATGAAGATCGATTTTCTTGTAAACGATTTGGGTTATCCCATATCATCTTTGGTGACATTTCCATCACTTCTTTCATACACATGTCAGAGGGTAAACCTTAGGTTATCAATGTATAATTGGCTCAAAGATCAAGGAAAAGCAGATCCCAGGCTGTCCTTGAGCACTGTAGTTGCATGCTCAGATGATACATTTCGAAAGCAGTATGTAAATCGTCATTCTAGAGGCCCTCAGGTTTGGCAGGATTTGAAGAAAAGATTTTGTTCTGaataa